In Apium graveolens cultivar Ventura chromosome 10, ASM990537v1, whole genome shotgun sequence, the following are encoded in one genomic region:
- the LOC141688848 gene encoding transcription factor DIVARICATA-like, with protein MNEGLENLSRANSNWLFESKMTKWTSEENKQFENALALFDKDTPDRWYNIAAMIPGKTVNDVIKQYKELEEDVSVIEAGLIPVPGYASDQSFEFEWINNQGFEGLKQFYVPGEKRSSSDRTCDQERKKGVAWTEEEHRQFLMGLKKYGKGDWRNISRNFVTSRTPTQVASHAQKYFIRQLSGGKDKRRSSIHDITTVNLADTKSTSLDNFKPRSPNKFVTAAQQHQQDSTSKIDMGKALHDWNMQNQGAVMAFDMPNRMKIEAFNDNSTYDLHKSFLQGPQFGVYNPVSWAQPRQGG; from the exons ATGAATGAAGGTCTCGAAAATCTCTCAAGGGCTAATTCGAACTGGCTTTTTGAAAGCAAGATGACGAAATGGACCTCAGAAGAGAATAAGCAGTTTGAGAATGCACTAGCTTTGTTTGATAAGGATACTCCAGATAGATGGTACAATATAGCTGCAATGATCCCAGGGAAAACTGTGAATGATGTGATCAAACAGTAtaaagaattggaagaagatgttAGTGTAATCGAAGCTGGACTAATTCCGGTTCCGGGATATGCAAGTGATCAGTCTTTTGAATTTGAATGGATCAATAATCAAGGCTTTGAAGGGTTGAAACAGTTTTATGTTCCAGGTGAAAAAAGAAGCTCGTCGGATCGGACCTGTGATCAAGAAAGGAAGAAAGGTGTGGCATGGACAGAGGAAGAACACAG GCAATTTCTGATGGGACTTAAAAAGTATGGTAAAGGGGACTGGAGAAATATTTCTCGGAATTTTGTGACTTCTAGGACTCCAACACAAGTGGCAAGTCATGCTCAGAAGTATTTCATTAGACAACTCTCAGGAGGCAAAGATAAGAGGAGATCAAGCATTCATGATATCACAACAGTCAATCTCGCAGACACCAAATCTACATCACTGGACAACTTCAAGCCTCGTTCACCGAATAAATTTGTAACAGCCGCGCAGCAGCATCAACAAGATTCTACTAGTAAAATTGACATGGGAAAAGCATTACATGACTGGAACATGCAAAATCAAGGAGCAGTCATGGCTTTTGACATGCCAAATAGAATGAAGATTGAAGCTTTTAACGATAACTCTACTTATGATTTGCACAAAAGCTTTTTACAAGGACCTCAGTTTGGTGTATACAATCCAGTTTCTTGGGCTCAACCCCGACAAGGAGGATAA